In a single window of the Streptacidiphilus sp. P02-A3a genome:
- a CDS encoding rod shape-determining protein codes for MSFIGRDMAVDLGTANTLVYVRGRGIVLNEPSVVAVNTNTGGILAVGAEAKRMIGRTPGNIVAIRPLKDGVIADFEITERMLRYFILKIHRRRYMARPRVVVCVPSGITGVERRAVIEASRQAGARQVHIIEEPMAAAIGAGLPVHEPTGNMVVDIGGGTTEVAVISLGGIVTAQSIRTAGDELDNAIIQHIKKEYSLLLGERSAEQIKMGIGSAFPLDGDKEEHSEIRGRDLVSGLPKTVVISAAEVRQAIEEPVNAIVDAVKTTLDQCPPELAGDIMDRGIVLTGGGALLRGLDERLRRETGMPVHIAENPLDSVALGSGKCVEEFEALQQVLDSQPRR; via the coding sequence ATGTCGTTCATCGGTCGTGACATGGCTGTCGACCTCGGCACCGCCAACACGCTCGTGTACGTCAGGGGCCGCGGGATCGTCCTCAACGAACCCTCGGTGGTCGCCGTCAACACCAACACCGGCGGCATCCTGGCGGTCGGCGCCGAGGCCAAACGGATGATCGGGCGCACACCCGGCAACATCGTCGCCATCCGTCCGCTCAAGGACGGCGTGATCGCCGACTTCGAGATCACCGAGCGGATGCTCCGCTACTTCATCCTGAAGATCCACCGCCGCCGCTACATGGCCCGCCCCCGGGTCGTGGTCTGCGTGCCCAGCGGCATCACCGGGGTCGAGCGGCGCGCCGTGATCGAGGCCTCGCGCCAGGCCGGGGCCCGCCAGGTGCACATCATCGAGGAGCCGATGGCCGCCGCCATCGGCGCCGGGCTGCCGGTGCACGAGCCCACCGGGAACATGGTCGTCGACATCGGCGGCGGCACCACCGAGGTCGCGGTGATCTCCCTGGGCGGGATCGTCACCGCGCAGTCCATCCGCACCGCCGGGGACGAGCTCGACAACGCGATCATCCAGCACATCAAGAAGGAGTACTCGCTGCTGCTCGGCGAGCGCTCCGCCGAGCAGATCAAGATGGGCATCGGCTCCGCCTTCCCGCTCGACGGGGACAAGGAGGAGCACAGCGAGATCCGCGGCCGCGACCTGGTCAGCGGCCTGCCGAAGACCGTGGTGATCTCCGCCGCCGAGGTCAGGCAGGCCATCGAGGAGCCGGTCAACGCCATCGTCGACGCGGTGAAGACCACCCTGGACCAGTGCCCGCCGGAATTGGCCGGTGACATCATGGACCGCGGCATCGTTCTCACTGGGGGCGGTGCTCTTCTGCGCGGCCTGGACGAGCGGCTGCGCCGTGAGACCGGCATGCCGGTCCACATCGCGGAGAACCCGCTGGACTCGGTCGCCCTCGGCTCCGGCAAGTGCGTCGAGGAGTTCGAGGCACTACAACAGGTACTGGACTCGCAGCCGCGCCGCTGA